TCGAGTTTAGTATAAAGTTAATCTGAAAAATACTCTTAGGACAAATGTCTTCcattgttatttattgtaacATACTCTTTggacaaaataaaaattttaaaaaattattaaaaaactagtaacatgctattttgaaatgcacttattttacttattcatttattttaaattttacttatttttattatctcttacaatatatatatatatatatattctcttatcctactttcattaattttactttctcttctttgtttttttcttttttacttcaTGCtcttttctggtttgattggtgacaatgacgatctcctacgacgattcatgttagccgaccccaaatcattttgggactaaggctttgttgttgtattAAAAAACTAGTAAATAGTTGACTTTTTCCCAAAAAACACAATATTTTTACACCATGTTTGGTTCCTGTTTTCTCAGCTGAAAACCAATAGCTACTTTGAAGTCTTTAACTTTATGTAAAGgaattctctctttttttttcctttttccttttttcttttttcttttttcttttttcttttttctttttcatttttcaattttattttattccaaGCAGCTTCCTTTTATAGTGAGTACTAAAAACTCCAGCAAGCTCAAATAGCTCCATTAAGCAATCCTCATTTCAGGTACCTTTTTCTTCTTTAAGACCAATTTATCTTACTCCACTTAATTCAGTAGCTTTCTCTTCATATAAGTATTTATTTTCTgatattagaaaaaaaaaaaaactatattttgATTTAATTGTAAGCCCAAAACCAGCttaatttttatttcatttttagttAAATTATTATTGATAATTGTGTTTAATTATGTTATTGTTGTGAAACAGGATGATGTGTTATTCAATGTGGTTTCAGTTTGTAGTTTGTGTTCTAATGTTGTTGGGAGTCAATGGTTTTCAAGTTCCAATAACCTTTGTTCAAGATGCTGTTGCTAAAGGAGGTGGTAAGTAATTACTGTATTTCACTCTTTTATGTTATTGACTTACTGTTACAGTAACATTGCTGATGTGGTGTTACCTTTGGATTGTTGATCAACTATATAAGTATATAACTATATAAGGGGAATGTATGAGACTGTTAGGGTGACATTGTCATGTGGTGTTACTGTACTATTATAATATGGATTAGGAAagaatttttgttttgtttggtgCAAATTAGACCAACTATAGCCCGACCCGTTGGCCCGACCGAAAAAGTGCGGGTTTGGGCACCCTAAAATATGCCTTTTCAGACCAAAACCCGAGTCTGGCCCGAAGCCCATTTTGGCTGGTAAAGCCCGCACCAAATTTATGGGTTTGGGCATTATTTTTATGTCAAAGCCCAACTCGGCCCGAATTTTGGTCACCTCTCGTGCAAATGAGCCAAAAAGACAGTCTAAATTATAAATAGGAATAgagggattcgaacctgagacctaccGTACACACAGCTACAACCTACAAGCCAGCAGTCTTTACTACTAGGTCAATACCTCGTTCGTATAAGAATCGTATTAGGAAAGATTTTCTGAAATTCTGAACATAAAGATAAATATTGTAATTTATTTATGCAGTCTGCTTGGATGGGAGTCCACCAGCTTACCATTTTGACAAGGGATCTGGTGCTGGTGTTAATAACTGGTTGATTCATATGGAGGTATGTACatacactttttttttataatacagGAGATCAGATGCACGCAACCTTATGTCGTGTCAGTGTGTAACACATAACtactcctatatatatatatatatgtatatttcatTTAGTGTAAAGTATTGTGATACTTCGTATAAAGCACAATGTGATTAACAAGACGTTTGGTTTTTACTTAGCTTGATAACGTGAGTTCGGTCATGATTTCTCTTGTGGTTTTGGTTTCGGGTTTTGTCTAGGGAGGAGCATGGTGCAACAATGCAACAACTTGCTTTGCGCGTACTAAAACCCGTTTGGGCTCATCTAAGCTAATGACAACACAATACACTTTCTCAGGAATACTCAGCAATCAGGCTAAGTACAGTCCTGGTAACTATATTTAACTTCCTATTAGTACTCATATAGATTGTATAATTACTTTGTTACCACTTCAATTACTATGTGGTTAAATAATAATGATTTTGTAATGTGTTTAATGTGGTTGCTAGACTTCTACAATTGGAATCGAATTAAAGTTAGATACTGTGATGGATCATCTTACACTGGAGATGTTGAAGCTGTTGATCCAGTAAGTAAATTCTAAAACTAACTCTAAAATTGTCTTTTTAAAGTGTTTTATAACAATCTTATGTGAATAATTTGATGCTAAAATGAGCAGAAAGCTAAAGTATACTACAGAGGAGCTAGACTTTTGAAGGCAATTGTGGATGATTTGTTAGCTAAAGGAATGAAGAACGCGAAAAATGTATGAATTTTTCCTAAGATTTTGACATTTTTCTATTATGATTAGTTGCTAATACTTTTGACATTTTTCTATTATGATTAGCTGCTATGATTTTGACATTTTTCTATTATGATTAGAAGcaaattaaactaaaaaaacTACTAATTGCAGGCAATTTTTGGGGGGTGTTCAGCTGGTGGGCTGGGTGCTATACTGCAATGTGATAACTTCCGAGCTTGGCTACCTTCTGATGCCAACGTGAAATGTTTCTCTGATGCCGGTTTCTTCATTAACGCGTAAGTTTCTttaacaatttcaatttcttttAACAATTTCAATTCTGTTTTCTGAAATATATTCTGAAGTTAACTAAAATAAACTCATGTTTTTACAGCAAAGATGTTTCTGGAGCATCACATACCCAAGAAGTATTTGCTGATGTTGTTACTACACATGTAATCTTTTCATCCTAAATTTTATAACTAAGACAGATTAACCTGAAATTTTTGTATTTCATTTTTGTTATTGACAAAACCCTTAATTTTTCTGGCTATAATTTGCTGATGTTGTCACTGTACATGTAACATTCCATCCTAATTTTATAACTACGACAGATTAACCTGAAATTTTTTATTATCACATTTTTGTTTTTGACAAAATCCTTAATTTTTCTTGTCTATGTTAGGGATCTGCTAAAAACTTGCCTCCATCCTGCACCTCAAAATTCGATCCTAAACTCGTAAGTGTGATGGATTTttctgttctttttatttttcctgTCAAGTTATTATTAACTTCAGTATTACTAAGAAAAGGTCTCAAATAGAtttttctgttcttttttatttttcctgtCAAGTTATTAGCTTCAGTATTACTGAGAAAAGGGCAACAATTTTGCAGTGTTTCTTCCCTGAGTATGCTGCAAGGGGAATCCAAACACCGTTGTTTCTACTGAATGCAGCCTATGACGCATGGCAGGTTCGCTCGTTTACCTTTCTAGTAACAGCCTAATTGTGCAAAGTCAGATTATAAGATCAAATCTCAGCAAAAAAATCTGTTTGATTGATCATCTCTTAAAGACATTTACTGTAATTGTGAACTTTCCTGCTAAACTAATTGCAGGAAATGTGCTAGAATGTAGAAATAGAAAGCATCTTATGCACTTTATTTCTTAAGAAAAAGGCTAAACTAACATgcataaaagagagtaaatttcaagaggaataaGTACAGATAAGGGCTAGCTAAGTTTAATTTGATTCAACAATTCATGATAACTCAGAGTTTTTACTTTTGAAGGTTAAAAAGTAAGCTAAATTCATAGAATTCATGATGTTTTTACTGATGCAGATAAAGAATACTTTGGCACCGGGTGTTGCTGATCGTCATGGAACATGGCGCGACTGCAAGGCTGATATACTCAAGTGTTCTTCAACTCAGCTCCAAACAAtgcatggtaattcaaataaaCTCAAAAGATGAAGAGAAATTAGTAGATTAGGCTAATAAACCCTTTATTATCTAACAAAATCATTAACTAATGACTATGATACTATTAATGATTATTAGTTGACAACCATGCATTCATCCATTGGAATTTGTACAATGTTTCAGGCTTTAGGCAAGACTTCCTAGCAGCGTTATCATCCCTCGGGAACTCGGCCTCTAGAGGGTGGTACATCAACTCTTGCTACAGCCATTGTCAATCAGGAACCCAGGAGACATGGTTAAGGAATGATTCTCCCCTGCTAGACGACACGGTATGAGACTCTTCTATTTCGTATAATCTCTTCATCTAAAACTAATAGCTTGgtcggaaaaaaaattaaattttttaactgatagagtataaaaataATCTTAGGGCTTCGACTATTAGCTTAAggttttggttgagttggtcctttgacatggtatcagagctcaGGTTTGTTGGGTCTTTCATAACTGAGCATTTCAATAGAGGTTTATGACCTAGCTTAAGTAAAGGATGGAAAGATAAATAGATATAAAACAACTATTATTAATTGGTATGTGCGTAAAGTGATGTTATATCCTTACGAGATGTTATAACAACGTGACAACTAATTTTAGACAACATGACTAAATTAAGTCTTAGTTACATTACATTACTTCACAATAACATTGATCTCAAGCCTTTTGTATGTTACATTGGATTCTTGCAGACTATTTCAAAGGCAGTGGGAGACTGGTTCTATGACCGGAAACCATTTCAGAAGATCGATTGTCAATACCCTTGTGACAAAACTTGTCACAACCGTGTGTTCGAATAATATACCAAGTACAAATACaattttctcttcttttggatTCAACTCCATGGATCAAGAAGCTATTCAAAACACTGACATATTTCATCAAAAGTCTTGTATGAATAAACATGTCCATTTTTATGTATCATTGTATCAAGTCAACCAAATGTATTCTGATCCCATTATTTGGGTTtcagttaggtttaggcaactTAATTAAGTTAATAATAAATGAATCTGTCTTGTAATAGTATATTTAAGCTATCATTCATATACTTATAGTATACATTTGGTCCTTTGGATTACATGAAAAATGTATAAATCTAATTGAATTTCATCGCGCCATGGATAAAAAAGTGATAAATAACAATCCAATCCAGTCCAATCCAAGCCAAAGTACCGATCAAAATTGGATTTGACTCAATTTCTCCAAAAATTGAACCTAGTTAAAAAAATGTCATCTAATAACAAGTGGTTACATAGCCAAATAAACAAAGAACAATAAGCAGTTTCTGTAACAGCATATTTCCCCATCGTCTTCCACCTCCGCCCTGTCCATATTCGATGTCAAACTTCAACTCAAAGCTTAAGGTAACAACTCGATCTAGCACGTACGTCAAACATATACTTTATACTATTTTAGGACGTCGAGAAAAAGTTTATCACGTTTTCCAAGACGTAGGGAATATATTAAAAGTACCATTTCTTTTGTGTATATTTGTATATAATGAATGATCAAGTATAATACTTGGGTCAGTTACTACATTTTATCTCATTCAAGAGATATgtaaaaactaaaaacaagTGCCAGTAAATttattggcaaaaaaaaaaaaatctttctaTGTGTGTATACTATGGTTTTCCAATAATTGAACACATGGTTGTTCCTACAAATCTTGATCCAATGCTTAGTTACCATTTCTTTGTACCTATACTACTCCATAAATCTGTATGATTTTCCATATCAATGGAAGAAATGAATTCCTATGTATCTTGATCCAATGCTTTACCATCTAGCAAATAATATTGATCATCAAATGTGTTTTTAGTCTGAGGAAAAAGAACTATACTttatgatgatggtgatgatgatgtggttcTTGTGGCTCGAAAATGCGATTATGGCAACTTGTGTCACAAGGGTATGCACAGTCTATCATCTGAAGCCGTCTCCTGTCATAAAACCAGTCTCCAACTGCCTTTGCTATTCTCTGCATACCATTAttgacatataaatatataaatataactatataagTGAGGTGATCAAAATAGGGTCGGGTCGGGCTTTAACACAAAAATTCATGTCCAAACCCATAAATTTGGTGCGGGTTTTTTCGGGCCTGGTTAGGGCTTTGGTCTGAAAAATGTGTAGTTGAGGTTGCCCAAACCCATACTTTTTTAGTCGGGCTGGAAGGCCGGGCTATAGATGAtcagaaataaataaatatggtGCTGTTTGTAAAACCAGTCTCCAACTGCCTTTGCTATTCTCTGCATACCATTATTGacatactccgtataagatATAAGTATAAGTGAGGTTATAACGGGTCAGGACGGGCTTTAATACAAAAACTCGTGCCCAAGCC
This Spinacia oleracea cultivar Varoflay chromosome 6, BTI_SOV_V1, whole genome shotgun sequence DNA region includes the following protein-coding sequences:
- the LOC110795212 gene encoding pectin acetylesterase 8, with protein sequence MMCYSMWFQFVVCVLMLLGVNGFQVPITFVQDAVAKGGVCLDGSPPAYHFDKGSGAGVNNWLIHMEGGAWCNNATTCFARTKTRLGSSKLMTTQYTFSGILSNQAKYSPDFYNWNRIKVRYCDGSSYTGDVEAVDPKAKVYYRGARLLKAIVDDLLAKGMKNAKNAIFGGCSAGGLGAILQCDNFRAWLPSDANVKCFSDAGFFINAKDVSGASHTQEVFADVVTTHGSAKNLPPSCTSKFDPKLCFFPEYAARGIQTPLFLLNAAYDAWQIKNTLAPGVADRHGTWRDCKADILKCSSTQLQTMHGFRQDFLAALSSLGNSASRGWYINSCYSHCQSGTQETWLRNDSPLLDDTTISKAVGDWFYDRKPFQKIDCQYPCDKTCHNRVFE